The Acidovorax sp. RAC01 genomic sequence TCTCTGCCCAAGAGGTTTACAAGGGGCTGGTGCCAGACGAGCAGCTGAAATCCATGTCGGTTGAAAAGCGCCAGGCTTACTGGCGCGAAGCCATTGAATATTGCGAGCCCCAGGTCCAGGTGGCCGTGGACGGCGAGAAGATCGTCGGCTTTGTGGGCTACGACCGCTCGCGCGACGAAAAGTCCCGCCCCACCACCGGTGAGATCTGGGCCATCTATGCAGCCCCCACGCACTGGAGCCAGGGCGTAGGCCTGGCCCTGTGGGACGCCGCCCGCGACGGCCTTCAGGAAGAAGGCTGCACCAACGTCACCGCCTGGGTGCCCCTGCGCAATGAGCGCGCCATCCGTTTCCACGAGCTCGCCGGTTTCAAGCGCGAGCTCTCCACCGCCAAGACGGCCGTGGTGGGTGGCGTGAAGATCGAAGAAGTGCGCCTGAAGCGCCCCATCAACTAACCCGGTATTGCACATGATCGAATGGAGCCATCAGGGCCAGAACCGACAAGCCCTGTGGCGC encodes the following:
- a CDS encoding GNAT family N-acetyltransferase; amino-acid sequence: MSSIQVRPATLRDAKAIAQIHTVSAQEVYKGLVPDEQLKSMSVEKRQAYWREAIEYCEPQVQVAVDGEKIVGFVGYDRSRDEKSRPTTGEIWAIYAAPTHWSQGVGLALWDAARDGLQEEGCTNVTAWVPLRNERAIRFHELAGFKRELSTAKTAVVGGVKIEEVRLKRPIN